A region of Anaeromicrobium sediminis DNA encodes the following proteins:
- a CDS encoding TetR/AcrR family transcriptional regulator, which translates to MPSDVFLRLTDEKKNRIIESAKEEFNSKGFEKATVVRICELAGIPRITFYSYFDSLDDIYNYIYNNQSSECSRVFNDNNIVSGIRDSQFDMETFLEFEAYYLKMVASKYGLKKLYNTINNKPIEERLILNLLISLFTQYELGIMSRTALIYEFNSFIKQLNT; encoded by the coding sequence ATGCCTAGTGACGTTTTTTTGAGATTAACAGATGAAAAGAAAAACAGAATAATAGAGAGTGCAAAGGAAGAATTTAATTCAAAAGGATTTGAAAAAGCCACAGTAGTTAGAATATGTGAACTAGCAGGTATACCACGGATTACATTTTATTCTTACTTTGACTCCTTAGATGATATATATAACTATATTTATAATAATCAATCCTCAGAATGTAGTAGAGTTTTTAATGATAATAATATTGTCAGTGGTATCAGGGATAGTCAGTTTGATATGGAGACTTTTTTAGAGTTCGAGGCTTATTATTTAAAAATGGTCGCATCTAAGTATGGTTTAAAGAAGCTTTATAATACAATCAATAATAAACCTATAGAAGAGAGATTGATTCTAAATTTACTTATATCTCTCTTTACCCAATATGAATTGGGTATTATGTCTAGAACGGCATTAATATATGAATTCAATTCGTTTATAAAACAATTGAATACTTAA
- a CDS encoding LysR family transcriptional regulator — MEIRQLKTFKKVVELKSFSKTAKELNYGQSTVTEHIQLLEREIGIPLFDRLGKKISVTSVGKELYGYVVELLDTHEKIKNISADKENLNGHISIGASESIIVYRLQPVLSRFRENYPNANITLISDNCSKLREKLYSGQVDLTITLEPAIDNKDLVVNKVNEELLVFISGLGNNVDKISVDNKDEINKECIIFTEKECALRRFFENYLYNKSITPRSKLEFSTIEAIKQCVASELGISLLPVMCVNDLIKDKKVKIIGSEDKEIKFLTQLASHKNKWLSPLLKEFMKYCLESLSNF, encoded by the coding sequence ATGGAAATTCGTCAATTAAAAACTTTTAAAAAAGTAGTTGAGCTTAAAAGCTTTTCTAAAACAGCTAAAGAACTAAATTATGGACAGTCTACTGTTACTGAGCACATACAATTACTTGAAAGAGAAATAGGAATACCTTTATTTGACCGATTAGGAAAAAAGATTAGTGTAACTAGTGTAGGAAAAGAATTATATGGGTATGTGGTTGAACTATTGGATACGCATGAAAAAATCAAAAATATTTCAGCAGATAAAGAAAATTTAAATGGACATATTTCCATAGGAGCCTCTGAATCAATAATAGTATATAGATTACAGCCTGTGTTATCTAGATTTAGAGAAAACTATCCAAATGCTAATATTACACTAATAAGTGATAATTGTTCAAAACTTAGAGAAAAGCTATATAGTGGACAAGTTGATTTAACAATAACCCTGGAACCAGCCATAGATAATAAGGATTTAGTAGTAAATAAAGTTAATGAAGAACTCCTTGTTTTTATAAGTGGTTTAGGAAATAATGTGGACAAAATAAGTGTAGATAATAAAGATGAAATAAATAAGGAATGTATTATTTTCACAGAAAAAGAATGTGCCCTAAGGCGTTTTTTTGAAAACTATTTATATAACAAAAGTATAACTCCAAGAAGTAAATTAGAATTTTCAACTATTGAAGCCATAAAACAATGTGTAGCAAGTGAACTTGGAATTAGCTTATTACCTGTAATGTGTGTAAACGATTTAATTAAAGATAAAAAAGTAAAAATAATAGGAAGTGAAGATAAGGAAATTAAATTCTTAACTCAATTGGCTTCCCATAAAAATAAGTGGCTATCACCATTATTAAAAGAGTTTATGAAATATTGTTTAGAATCATTATCAAATTTTTAA
- a CDS encoding DJ-1/PfpI family protein yields the protein MKKVCLLLANGFEAVEASVFTDVIGWNNFEGDGTTELITVGTRDVLKCTWNFTVTPELHIKDLNVDDFHALAIPGGFEEAGFYVDAYSEDFLRVIREFDRQGKIIASICVGSLPIGKSGVLNGRKGTTYSLNDGKRQNELAQFGVNVVSDKPIVIDKNIITSYNPATAFDVAFTLLESLTSKENTDNVKRLMGFIK from the coding sequence ATGAAGAAAGTTTGTCTATTACTTGCTAATGGATTCGAAGCTGTTGAAGCAAGTGTTTTTACTGATGTGATAGGTTGGAATAATTTTGAAGGAGATGGTACTACAGAATTAATTACTGTTGGAACAAGGGATGTGCTTAAATGTACATGGAACTTTACTGTTACTCCTGAGCTTCATATAAAGGACTTAAATGTAGATGATTTCCATGCTTTAGCAATTCCTGGTGGTTTTGAAGAAGCTGGTTTCTATGTAGATGCATATAGTGAAGATTTTTTGCGTGTTATCAGGGAGTTTGACAGACAAGGAAAGATTATTGCTTCCATTTGTGTTGGATCACTTCCTATTGGTAAAAGTGGTGTTTTAAATGGACGAAAGGGAACGACCTATAGTCTTAATGATGGAAAAAGACAAAATGAGTTAGCTCAATTTGGTGTAAATGTTGTATCTGATAAGCCAATAGTTATTGATAAAAATATCATAACTTCATACAATCCTGCCACAGCCTTTGATGTAGCCTTCACTCTTTTAGAATCACTTACATCCAAAGAAAATACAGATAATGTAAAAAGGTTAATGGGCTTTATAAAATAG
- a CDS encoding type 1 glutamine amidotransferase domain-containing protein produces MKKSRVLILVTNHSDFEKPNVDPTGLWLSELTHFYDVFDERGIDMDIISPKGGKIPIDSRSLSRFGLDAKTKKRYEDSKFMSLLENTKSLSDINWEDYDVLYFAGGHGAMWDFANDDDLHTLTKEMFEAGKIVSAVCHGVAALQNVKLSNGEYLLKGKKGTCFTYFDEGIAGVKKYVPYNLEKTLKERGMVYSKSCLPLGKHTVVDGKLITGQNPNSATETAQKTLEVLMKTV; encoded by the coding sequence ATGAAAAAAAGCAGAGTACTTATTCTAGTGACAAATCATTCAGATTTTGAGAAACCCAATGTAGATCCTACTGGACTTTGGTTATCTGAACTAACTCATTTCTATGATGTATTTGATGAGAGAGGAATCGATATGGATATTATCAGTCCGAAAGGAGGAAAAATTCCGATAGATTCAAGAAGCTTAAGTCGATTTGGATTAGATGCAAAGACAAAGAAGCGATATGAAGATTCAAAATTCATGTCTCTTTTAGAAAATACTAAATCGCTATCAGATATAAACTGGGAAGACTACGATGTTCTTTACTTTGCTGGCGGGCATGGTGCCATGTGGGATTTTGCAAATGATGATGATCTACACACATTAACTAAAGAAATGTTCGAAGCTGGAAAAATCGTATCCGCAGTTTGTCATGGTGTTGCAGCCTTGCAAAATGTTAAATTGAGCAATGGAGAATACTTGCTTAAAGGAAAAAAAGGCACATGCTTCACATACTTCGATGAAGGTATTGCTGGTGTGAAAAAATATGTTCCATATAATCTTGAGAAGACTTTGAAAGAAAGAGGCATGGTCTATAGTAAGTCCTGTTTACCTCTTGGCAAACACACAGTTGTTGATGGAAAACTTATTACAGGTCAAAACCCAAATTCTGCAACTGAAACGGCTCAGAAGACCTTAGAGGTATTGATGAAGACTGTATAA